The following proteins are encoded in a genomic region of Oncorhynchus kisutch isolate 150728-3 linkage group LG4, Okis_V2, whole genome shotgun sequence:
- the LOC116373975 gene encoding forkhead box protein I2-A-like translates to MSLYHSRVLGVPPSALNFPNSSLIYLYGGDGGTILPALGFLPTRQESLQKPPYSYIALIAMAIKSAPDKRATLSGIYQFIMDGFPYYHDNKQGWQNSIRHNLSLNDCFIKVPREKGRTGKGSYWTLDTKCLDMFENGNYRRRKRKLKGQETAEYKTTYKRKRGPVSTNPSGQDRRPIHNVPADAHPRMGRPMSAGDWAVVGTEVKQQHRHFEQRSSDLKHVLGEFNNVGMQQSGSVHGQKCNVQNQIQTESMQDMYGTQSADALHGPRCIPVQEHRVCLDTAHLSGASSLHASEADNSRLAFDRRENGPPILSGCTENLNSSMLCRTMEIIPTVPSRATDKSKGFSIDSILSKKGNQMHKSSVGVTTEAGLYPQSHQFKLMGFPLCSYLSLTCPEKVLHFK, encoded by the coding sequence ATGAGCCTTTACCACAGCCGAGTGCTTGGAGTGCCACCCTCGGCGCTCAATTTCCCCAATTCGTCCCTGATTTACTTGTATGGAGGCGACGGCGGTACCATTCTTCCCGCTTTGGGCTTCCTCCCAACTCGGCAGGAATCTCTGCAAAAACCTCCGTACAGCTACATTGCACTTATCGCTATGGCCATCAAGAGCGCACCAGACAAGCGCGCAACGCTGAGCGGCATTTACCAGTTCATAATGGACGGCTTCCCCTATTACCATGACAACAAGCAGGGCTGGCAGAACTCAATACGCCACAACCTCTCTCTAAACGACTGTTTCATCAAGGTACCGAGAGAAAAGGGCCGTACCGGGAAAGGCAGCTACTGGACTTTGGACACCAAATGTCTAGACATGTTCGAGAACGGGAACTATAGACGGAGGAAGAGAAAACTAAAGGGCCAAGAGACTGCAGAGTACAAAACTACTTACAAGAGGAAAAGAGGTCCAGTCTCCACGAACCCGTCAGGACAGGATAGGAGGCCCATTCATAACGTTCCAGCTGATGCTCACCCGAGGATGGGTAGGCCTATGTCAGCTGGAGATTGGGCTGTGGTGGGCACGGAggtgaaacaacaacatagacatTTTGAGCAACGTAGTTCAGATTTAAAACATGTTCTTGGTGAGTTCAACAATGTTGGGATGCAGCAAAGTGGGTCTGTCCATGGCCAAAAATGTAATGTGCAGAATCAAATCCAAACGGAATCCATGCAGGACATGTATGGCACACAATCAGCTGACGCGCTACACGGTCCAAGGTGCATACCCGTTCAGGAGCACAGGGTCTGTTTGGACACAGCGCATCTGTCAGGAGCGTCTTCCCTCCATGCGAGTGAAGCAGACAACAGTAGACTAGCCTTTGATAGGAGGGAGAATGGGCCTCCTATCCTGTCCGGTTGCACGGAGAACTTGAACTCATCTATGCTGTGTAGAACAATGGAAATTATACCCACTGTCCCTAGCAGAGCAACGGACAAATCCAAAGGTTTTAGCATAGACAGTATCCTGTCAAAAAAGGGAAACCAAATGCACAAAAGCAGCGTTGGTGTAACAACAGAGGCAGGCTTGTACCCCCAAAGTCACCAATTCAAGCTGATGGGATTCCCGCTTTGCAGTTACTTATCGCTCACGTGCCCTGAGAAAGTTCTACATTTTAAATAG